Below is a window of Heptranchias perlo isolate sHepPer1 unplaced genomic scaffold, sHepPer1.hap1 HAP1_SCAFFOLD_1480, whole genome shotgun sequence DNA.
atctctctctctctctctctctctctgtttatctctctctctctctctctcgctctgtttatctctgtctctctctctctctccctctctctctgtttatctctctctctctctctcgctctgtttatctctctctctctctctcgctctgtttatctctctctctctctctctctctgtctctgtctctctctctctctttccctctctctctctctctctctgtctctctctctctctctccccctctctctctctctctgtctctctctctgtctctctctctctctgtccctgacaCTCTGCTCTCAATCCTCCTTCACCACACCCTGCTCCCTCCGTTATGAAGCACTCTCGCAGGTCACCCCAGGACGCCAATCGAATGGCATCTCCTTCAAAATGGTGGCTGCATTTTCCCAAAGAGTTATTGCATCACCGATTAATTCATTCGACCTGAAGCACTTTCACACACTAGAGAGACATGATCAAGCAATCTGTAAATGCAAGTAGATGTTACTTAAAATCCTAAACATGGATACAGTGAGACTGCTGGACAGTGTgtttaacccgtactgtacctgaccctgggagtgtttgatgggacagtgtagagggagctttactctgtatctgaccctgtacctgccctgggagtgtttgacgggacagtgtagagggagctttactctgtatctaaccctgtacctgaccctgggagtgtttgatgggacagtgtagagggagctttactctgtatctaaccctgtacctgccctgggagtgtttgatgggacagtgtagagggagctttactctgtatctaaccctgtacctgaccctgggagtgtttgatgggacagtgtagagggagctttactctgtatctaaccctgtacctgccctgggagtgtttgatgggacagtgtagagggagctttactctgtatctaaccctgtacctgccctgggagtgtttgatgggacagtgtagagggagctttactctgtatctaaccctgtacctgatcctgggagtgtttgatgggacagtgtagagggagctttactctgtatctaaccctgtacctgccctgggagtgtttgatgggacagtgtagagggagctttactctgtatctaaccctgtacctgccctgggagtgtttgatgggacagtgtggagggagctttactctgtatctaaccctgtacctgccctgggagtgtttgatgggacagtgttgagggagctttactctgtatctaaccctgtacctgaccctgggagtgtttgacgggacagtgtggagggagctttactctgtatctaaccctgtacctgccctgggagtgtttgacgggacagtgtagagggagctttactctgtacctgcccctgggagtgattgacgggacagtgtagagggagctttactctgtatctaaccctgtacctgacccctgggagtgtttgatgggacagtgtagagggagctttactctgtatctaaccctgtacctgcccctgggagtgtttgacgggacagtgtagagggagctttactctgtacctgcccctgggagtgattgacgggacagtgtagagggagctttactctgtacctgcccctgggagtgttacGATTGTGCCACAGTCTCACCTTCACGAGCACAAACTGGGTGACCCTGAGTGTGTAAATATTCACACTACAATACTTGGAATGCACAGGATGTGGCTGAGTATTGATACGGGAAGTGTAAACTTATAGGCcatgtttttttatatatgatCGGAGAATTTATGCACATTGTTTTTAAGGTTTGAAGGGAGCGGCTGAGGTTTATAATCTCTGGCGAGAGCTGAACCCTGCTCCTCTCCACAGCAGCTCCTTGTATGTACCTATAATACAAAAATGATTTTATGTAAATAAATCTATGTAAATTTCTAATGCTGAATATTAAACGTAGCTGCAGATATTATATACAGAAAGTTATCCCAAGTCAGAATATTCTCCGAATAAACTTCATAAAGTGTTTTAAACTGGTGTATTTAATCTCTGACACCCCGATGCTGTGACTGAAGGTGCCTTAACGTCAGAGCCAGGGCCGTTCAGGAGAGAAAAGTCAGGAGACGCTTCGTCACGCAAAGGGCGGTCAGAGTGTGGAAACTCTCTCCCGCAGAAAGCAGGAGACGCTCGCCCGTTAATCTCTTTAAAGCGGAGagcgatggatttttttttttttgcgagCCGAGGGGTATTGAGGGATCTGGAGTCACTGcgcgtaaatggagttaggatacagagcagccgtgatctcatcgaatggcggaacaggctcgaggggctggaatggcctcctcctgttcctgtgcgacaggctcgaggggctgaatggcctcctcctgttcctgtgtatcaggctcgaggggctgaatggcctcctcctgttcctgtgcgacaggctcgaggggctgaatggcctcctgttcctgtgcaacaggctcgaggggctgaatggcctcctcctgttcctgtgtatcaggctcgagggactgaatggcctcctcctgttcctgtgcgacaggcttgaggggctgaatggcctcctcctgttcctgtgtatcaggctcgaggggctgaatggcctcctgttcctgtgtgacaggctcgaggggctgaatggcctcctcctgttcctgagagctggggtctccctctccccctctctctctccgtgtctgtgttTAACTCCGTCCTGATTCGTGCCGGTGGGATATTCGCCTCTGGAGGGCATCGCAGGCGTGCTCGTTTCTGTTCCTTCCAGCGACGGGTCGGGGAGGGAGATGGCGATCAGGAGACGGTCTCTTCCCCTCGACCCTGGGCTGGGGGGGAGGCTGATTGTgaacagaccagccatgatcttcatTGAACGAttgagaaatgttggtgttcagagggatttgggtgtcctcgtacactaaacacagaaagttagcatgcagctaCAGCAGGCAATGAGGAAAGCAAATATGTTGGCCTTATGATAAGGGGGTTGAGTccgagagtaaggaagtcttactacaattgtacggggctctggtgagacctgacctggagtactgtgtacagttttggtctcctgatctaaggaaggatagactcgccttagaggcggtgcaacgaaggttcactagattgattcctgggatgagagggttgtcctatgaggagagattgagtagaatgggccgatactctctggagtttcgaagaatgagaggtgatctcattgaaacatgtaagattctgagggggggcttgacagggtagatgctctccctctcccactcgctcactcttccctcctctccctctccactcgctcctcttcctcctctcccactcgctcactcttcctcctctcccccctcccactcgctcactcttcctcctctccctctccaccctctcccactcgctcactcttcctcctctcccccccctcccactcgctcactcttcctcctcttccccctcccactcgctcactcttcctcctcctccccctcccactcgctcactcttcctcctctccctcttccccctcccactcgctcactcttcctcctctccccctcccactcgctCACTCTTCTTCATCTCCCTGTTCCCCCTCCCACtcgctcactctccctctccaccctctcccactcgctcattctccctcctctccctcaccctctcccactcgctcactcaccctcctctccctctcccactcgctcactcttcctcctctccctcttccccctcccactcgctcactctcccccctcccactcgctcactcttcctcctctccctcttccccctcccactcgctcactcttccccctcccactcgctcactcttcctcctctcccactcgctcactcttcctcttccccctcccactcgctcactcttcctcctctccctctcccccccctcccactcgctcactcttcctcctcttcctcccctccctctcccactcactcactcttcctcccctcccactctcttcctcactcactcttcctcctctccctctccctcccactcgctcactcttcctcctccaccctctcccactcgctccctcttcctcctctccctctccccccctcccactcactcactctccctcctctccactctccctcctcccactcgctcactcttcctcctctccctctcccccctcccactcgctcactctccctcctcactcactcttccCATTCTCTTCCTCActcactcttcctcctctccctctccccccctccactcactcactcttcctctcccccctcccactcttcctcctctccctcccactcgctcactcttcctcctctccctctccttcctcccctctcactcattcttccTCCTCTCAATCTTCCTCCCACTCGCTCACTCTTCAGAAGCAGGCGGGTCAAACGGAGGAGGGGGGCTGGGGGTTGGAAGGAAGGCTTTCTGGGAAAGGTTTTCTCTTGACCCACACGAACGTGCGAAAGAATCGAGACAGTGAACAGACGGAATCAAAGTCTCTCTGACGTTTAATGCAGATACAGGTCTCTCAGACAGGTTTTACACAAACAACGCTCGGTAAATAAATTCAGCAACACCCACAATAAAATTCCAATCACCAAACACTCAACTATCAGTCctccaaaaatatatatatataggggagaggaggggggaggacgtcGAAAATGGAGAGGGTCAAATCGAGGGGCCTCCCGATCacaagtgtgaggggaggggctgaatggcctcctcccgttcctgagtaacaggctcgaggggctgaatggccttctcctcgacaacccccacctccccccacgccCGATAGTTTGGTAATCGCTGTGTTTGGTGGAAAGGGTTTGCTCTTGTcccccttcccacccaccccccccgatgaTCCCGTTGCGCGTGAGTTCGTGAGAAcgcgtccctccctccctcccccaccccctccgatctcccaccCCCATCTCACCCCACCAGGAGCAAATATTCCTTCACCGagccggggagagggagactctCGACGGCCGCCGGCAGGTGCTGCGCCCCGAGGCACTGGCGCACGGCGTAGCGGCTCAGGCCCTTGAGGCTCCCGGGGTCGGCTCCCTCCCCCCGCCGCTCGATCCCGCCCCCCGCGGCCTGACCGAGCAGCCGGAGAcagtcctcctccctctccccgcccagGCCCCTGCTCAACAGGCCCAGCAGCCGGGAGACAGGGGTCTGGCCTTTCAGGTTGACCACTCGGACCTGGGCCCCGTACTCCAGCAGGACCCGGGTGCTCTCCAGGTTCCCCCGGGACGCCGCCCAGCTCAGGGGGGTGTCCTGGTTGTAGTCGGCGGCCTCAACCCGGGCCCCGTTCTCCAGCAGCAAACGCACGCACTCGTGGCTGTCTTTGAAAGATGCCCAATGGAGCGGTGTGTCCATGTTCCCGTCCGGGGCGTTGGGGTCGGCGCCGAACTCCAGCAGGATCTCGACGCAGCTCACGTCCTTCTCAGCCGCGTAATGGAGTGCGGCCCGGTGATAGCCGTCCGTGGCGTTAACCTGGggccgggagagagggagagggagagggagagggagaggggaggaatcgAGAGAACGGGGTGAGAGGGACACGTttagacagcgcggcgctccctcggcgccgaccctcccacagcgcggcgctccctcggggccgaccctcccacagcgcggcgctccctcggcgccgaccctcccacagcgcggcgctccctcggggccgaccctcccacagcgcggcgctccctcggggccgaccctcccacagcgcggcgctccctcggggccgaccctcccacagcgcggcgctccctcggggccgaccctcccacagcgcggcgctccctcggggccgaccctcccacagcgcggcgctccctcggggccGACCGAcccacagcgcggcgctccctcgggaccgaccctcccacagcgcggcgctccctcggggccgaccctcccacagcgcggcgctccctcggggccgaccctcccacagcgcggcgctccctcggcgccgaccctcccacagcgcggcgctccctcggcgccgaccctcccacagcgcggcgctccctcggggccgaccctcccacagcgcggcgctccctcagacgGTGGGGACTTTTCTGTGtcctaaaaagttaaaaacagtggatgtccaaagggacttaggggttcaggtacatcgatcattgaagtgtcatgaacaggtgcagaaaataatcaataaggctaatggaatgctggcctttatatctagaggactggagtacaagggggcagaagttatgctgcagctatacaaaaccctggttagaccgcacctggagtactgagagcagttctgggcaccgcaccttcggaaggacatattggccttggagggagtgcagcgtaggtttactagaatgatacccggacttcaagggttaagttatgaggagagattacacaaattggggttgtattctctggagtttcgaaggttaaggggtgatctgatcgaagtttataagatattaaggggaacggatagggtggatagagagaaactatttccgttggttggggattctaggagtagggggcacagtctaaaaattagagccagacctttcaggagtgagattagaaaacatttctacacacaaagggtggtagaagtttggaactctcttccgcaaacggcaattgatactagctcaattgctaaatttaaatctgagatagatagctttttggcaaccaaaggtattaagggatatgggccaaaggcaggtatatggagttagatcacagatcagccatgatcttatcaaatggcggagcggacacgaggggctgaatggcctcctcctgttcctattttctcacCTCTGCTCCTTTCTCCAGTAGCAGCTCCACACAGTCTGGATCAGA
It encodes the following:
- the LOC137309137 gene encoding ankyrin repeat and SOCS box protein 8-like isoform X2, whose product is MWYVMQSIQSKYSLSERLIRAIGVRSFPHDSVELLINRGADINCTHGTLKPLHCACMMSDPDCVELLLEKGAEVNATDGYHRAALHYAAEKDVSCVEILLEFGADPNAPDGNMDTPLHWASFKDSHECVRLLLENGARVEAADYNQDTPLSWAASRGNLESTRVLLEYGAQVRVVNLKGQTPVSRLLGLLSRGLGGEREEDCLRLLGQAAGGGIERRGEGADPGSLKGLSRYAVRQCLGAQHLPAAVESLPLPGSVKEYLLLVG
- the LOC137309137 gene encoding ankyrin repeat and SOCS box protein 8-like isoform X1, producing the protein MWYVMQSIQSKYSLSERLIRAIGVRSFPHDSVELLINRVNATDGYHRAALHYAAEKDVSCVEILLEFGADPNAPDGNMDTPLHWASFKDSHECVRLLLENGARVEAADYNQDTPLSWAASRGNLESTRVLLEYGAQVRVVNLKGQTPVSRLLGLLSRGLGGEREEDCLRLLGQAAGGGIERRGEGADPGSLKGLSRYAVRQCLGAQHLPAAVESLPLPGSVKEYLLLVG